A part of Ammospiza caudacuta isolate bAmmCau1 chromosome 5, bAmmCau1.pri, whole genome shotgun sequence genomic DNA contains:
- the RAD51AP1 gene encoding RAD51-associated protein 1 yields the protein MARPARRNKKVVDYSQFGDLEDDDEDFAPSSKKSRTQLKESKKEKKEKSKKPKEVTPSQTQTLTKRLSLDEKLYKRDLEVALALSVKEKSSYPHEVQNSEEQGKNIETENTQRRPPFSNCSVDSELLGLNRVMDEDAPEGDGRQRTAATKVPAHHKSLVVDSDDRAHDPDDSDPESVPTSPILSPSWIMEHNSELRQKVMSSPLEAAGRPLHASSPVTDKKPKWTPPAPSGSSNASVKCVPVKSPTHCLRLGLSRLARVKPLHPSATSS from the exons GAACAAGAAAGTTGTTGATTATTCTCAGTTTGGGGATTTGGAAGATGATG ATGAAGACTTTGCACCTTCAAGCAAAAAGTCCAGAACACAGCTCAAGGAAtcaaagaaggagaaaaaagagaagtcaAAAAAGCCCAAAGAAGTGACTCCATCACAGACACAGACACTTACTAAGAG GTTATCCTTGGATGAGAAACTTTATAAAAGAGATTTGGAAGTTGCCTTAGCCTTATCTGTCAAAGAAAAATCTTCATATCCCCACGAAGTGCAAAATTCAGAAGAGCAAG gtaaaaatattgaaacagaaaatacacaGAGGAGACCCCCTTTTTCCAATTGCAGTGTAGACAGTGAACTTTTAG GTCTCAATCGGGTTATGGATGAGGATGCACCTGAGGGTGATGGGAGGCAAAGGACAGCAGCAACCAAAGTTCCAGCACATCACAAGTCACTGGTGGTTGACAGTGATGACAGAGCCCATGATCCTGATGATTCTGACCCAGAGTCTGTACCCA CATCACCTATACTTTCTCCTTCCTGGATAATGGAGCACAACTCTGAGCTAAGGCAGAAGGTGATGTCCAGTCCCTTGGAAGCAGCTGGGAGGCCTCTACATGCATCAAGTCCTGTCACAGACAAAAAGCCTAAATGGACACCACCAG ctccctcaggaagCAGTAATGCCTCTGTGAAATGTGTTCCTGTTAAGTCACCTACTCACTGCCTAAGACTTGGCCTCTCCAGACTGGCAAGAGTCAAACCTCTCCATCCCAGTGCTACCAGCAGTTAA